The Planktothrix agardhii NIES-204 genomic interval ATTTCGGGTCATGCTCGTCAATCTGTTACCCAACAAATTGTCAGAGTTGATCGCAAATCTGACGAATTACCGGATATTAAATTACAGTTAAAATTAGCTGAATATATTAGTGAAAATATTGATACTGTAGATGCGGTGGTTTGTTCAGATTATGGGGATGGAGTTTTAACCCAATTGGTAATTGAATCGGCATTAAAAGCTCCTTTAACTATTGTTGATACTCAAAAAGATTTACCTAGATTTACGGGTGCAACTTTGTTTACTCCTAACCTTCCTGAAGCGGAAAAAGCTGTGGGATATTCGATTAAAAATCAGCGAACTTTACAACAGGCGGGACAGGATTTATTAAGATTAACTCAAGCTAGTTCAATGTTAATTACACGCGGGGAAGAAGGAATGAGTTTGTTTGAGGGAGAGCAACAATTTCAAATCCCGCCTTTTAATCGCACGGATGTTTTTGATGTTACGGGTGCAGGAGATACGGTCGTGGCGGCTTTAACTTTGGGTTTATGTACGGGTTCATCGTTGTGGGAATCGGCAGTTTTAGGGAATTTAGCGGCTAGTTTAGTCGTGCGTCAATTTGGAACGGCGACAACAACAATTGAAGAAATGAAAGAGGCTTTGCGATCGCTTTTAAATCCAGAATAATCAATAGGTAATGGGTAATGGGTAATGGGTAATAGGTTTTAGGTTTTAGGTTTTAGGTAATGGGTGATGAACAGTTAACTGGTACGGGCGGGTTCATCGAGATTTAGGTGATTAACAAAGATTTAGCACCAACCCGCCCCTACAACTGATTACTTGACAAATATTGATTTTAAGATAAGATTCTGGGGAACCGATATTTATAGGAAAGCGAATGTTAACCCAAGATCAGCCTTTAACTGAAACGGTATTTCTGGCTAAACTCAACGAAATTATTGAAAGTAATCACCTGCTCAAGCACCCCTTTTATCAAATGTGGACGGAAGGGAAGCTGACATTAACCATGTTACAAGAGTATGCCCAGGAATATTATTTGCACGTTCATAACTTCCCCACCTATGTCAGTGCCACCCATGCGGCTTGTGATGACATCAACATTCGCAAAATGTTATTAGAAAACCTGATTGAAGAAGAACGGGGCTCGGCCCATCATCCCGAATTATGGTTACAGTTTGCAGAAGGTTTAGGAGTAGAACGGAGTGCTGTTCTTGACCGTCAACCTTTAAATAAAACCCAAGAATCTGTTAAAATTCTGAAAAAATTATCGCGTAGTGAAGAAGCAGAAAAAGGGTTGGCCGCACTCTATGCTTATGAATCCCAATTTCCTGAAGTTTCTACCACAAAAATTGCCGGATTAGAAGAATTTTATGGTATTAAAGAAGAATCAGCTTTATCCTTCTTTAAAGTTCATGAAAAAGCTGATGAAATCCATAGTCAAATGACTCGTAAAGCTTTGTTACAACTGTGTCAAACCACCGAACAACAACGAGCCGCATTAGACTCCGTACAAACAGCCGTTGATGCGTTTAACTTGCTTTTAGACGGTGTTTACGAAGAATATTGTCAGAATTAAAGTCTAATATCAAGCGGTAGGGGCGAATAGCCATTCGCCCTTACCTGATTTAGACAGACTCACCCTTTGGGTAGAGGCGTGGGGCTTTTGCTATTTAATCTTAAATTAGTTCAACCATTCCATTAGAACTAATACTAATATTTTTATGACCTGCACCACCTGAAGAAATATTGACGGTCAGTTCATTTTTTTCCTCGTCAAATGTTGGTTTCATCCCCAGACGAGTGCCATCTTGGGTATAAACTAAAATGTTGACTTCCCCCGGCTTCGTTTTTATCTGGGAAAACGGTAGAACAGTTGATTGTCCACTGGCTAAAGTTTTAGAGGGATTTTGACTTAAACCAAATAAAACAGGTTTTCCCGCTTCATTGATGAGTCGAACTGTAAAGGGTTTATCGGTTTTAACCCGAAATCCGGTATAAATTTGGGCAACACTGGGACTAGGGGAGAATACAACAGGGGTAACGAAACCTAATATTCCGACCAAAGCAACCGTCGTTAGAAGTTTGATTTTCATAGATTTTATGGAATTAAATCAGAATGAGTTTGGTAATTATTCTAGTCTATATTTTTGAACTTCACACTTTAATTTTTTTAGCTTGTCTTTGATAAAAATTTTATATTTTCTCAACATTTCAACTAGATTAGACTATTTAACAAAACCCCTAAATTCCATGACTTTTCCCAATCACCCAATTCCGACGGAAAAAACGGGATAGGGCCGATTCTTCTAGTTGTAAAACAATTGGACGACCATGGGGACAGGTACGAGGATTGCGGGTTTTCATCCATTGATCTAATATGGTTTGCATCTGGGTTAAACTCAGGGGTGTGCCATTTTTGATCGCACTCCGACAGGCGGTGGCGACCTGTGCGGTTTGTAAATCTCCTCCTAAACTTAATTCTAATAAGGCTTCTGAACAATCACTACGTTTGATTAGTAATTCCGGGGCGTTTCTGACTACCCAAACCCCGTCTCCAAAGGGATCAACTTCTAATCCTAAACGCTGCATTTGTTCTAATTGTGCTGTTGATAAGGATTGTAAAATAATGCTGGGTTCGAGGGGAATTAATCGCCATTGATCACAGATTTGTTCATATAAAATCCGTTCATGGGCAATATGTTGTTCAATTAACCATAATCCGCTAGAATGTTCGGCAATAATATAGGTATTTAAAACTTGGGCGATCGCTTTTATTTCTAATATTCCTAATTCGGTTTGACAGCTTGTAGCATCTAACTGAGTTTCCGAATTAATATTATAGCTGCCTTTTTCTTCCGATACTTTTAATAACTTCTCAATCCGATTTTGCGGAGGAGAAATTCGCTCAAAATTTAACCTTAAAGCCTGTTCAATTCCTTGACTAATCAGTTCTTGCCATTGGTTCAAATTCTGGAGATAAACTTCACTTTTATCCGGGTTTCTATTCCAGTCTATTTGTTCGGGGAACAGGTGTAAATGTACAAAACAAATGGGATAGCGATCGCGGGGACAGGTGCGTGCTAGGGCGGTTAATAGGGTTTGTTCTAATTCCGGCGATCGCACCATTCGGCCATTAATAGCAACCTTCACCCAATCGGGTCGGCGACGTGAAGCGCGATCGGGTAATCCTAATATTAATTCAATTTCCTTTAGATTAATATTATCATAATCTGGCGGAATTTTCAAATAAAATAAATCACTGAATTGAATATTTTTAATAATCTGGGGTAAAATCTGTTGAGCATTCACCCCCGGACTAATTTGAAACCAAGGATTATTGCCTTGACGCAGTTGCCAAGTTACTTGGGGATGACATAAAGCAATTTGCTGAATTATTAACTGAATACCGCGCAATTGTTGAGCCGAAGCAGGTAAAGATTGACGTCGATTTTGCCAATTTTCAAACAAATTAGAAACTGTAATAACTGTTCCCTGGGCGACAGCAATAGTTTCGGTTTTAACAACTTCTCCTTGATGATTATAACTAATACGCCAACCGGAATTAGCAAGGGAAGGACAACTAGGACGGCTAATAATTTCTAAATCCGATAATTGGGCTAAACTGTGTAAGGCTTCCCCCCGAAATCCTAAACTATTAATTTGAAATAAATCGGTAATCGTGTTAATTTTACTCGTACTATGGGCGACGGCAGCTTGTTTTAAATTAGTTAAGTCCATTCCTAAACCATTATCTACCACTTGCACCCGCCAAGACTCCGGCCAGACTGAAATTGTAATCCGGTTTGCTTGGGCATCTAAGGCATTTTCAACTAATTCCCGAACCACCGCCACTAAGGAGTCAATGACTTCACTCGCCGCAATTAAATCAACAACATCTTTGGGGAGAGGACGAATAGAATTCAAGGAAATAGGTAATGGGTAATGGGTAATAGGTTTAAAGTTTAATTCTAGTTTAATTTGACTTCTTCGGCAACTTCAGCGTGCATTT includes:
- a CDS encoding hypothetical protein (ADP-heptose synthase homolog); the protein is MILDASFLTQLNAAMDSLLKRMNLFSQARVLVVGDLTLDEFLTGQVERLSREAPVLILRHEHTHQIPGGGANAVYNLAKLGASVKVAGLVGKDDQGIALCGIFEQAGIDIGGIFIDPNRPTVTKTRISGHARQSVTQQIVRVDRKSDELPDIKLQLKLAEYISENIDTVDAVVCSDYGDGVLTQLVIESALKAPLTIVDTQKDLPRFTGATLFTPNLPEAEKAVGYSIKNQRTLQQAGQDLLRLTQASSMLITRGEEGMSLFEGEQQFQIPPFNRTDVFDVTGAGDTVVAALTLGLCTGSSLWESAVLGNLAASLVVRQFGTATTTIEEMKEALRSLLNPE
- the mutL gene encoding DNA mismatch repair protein MutL; this encodes MNSIRPLPKDVVDLIAASEVIDSLVAVVRELVENALDAQANRITISVWPESWRVQVVDNGLGMDLTNLKQAAVAHSTSKINTITDLFQINSLGFRGEALHSLAQLSDLEIISRPSCPSLANSGWRISYNHQGEVVKTETIAVAQGTVITVSNLFENWQNRRQSLPASAQQLRGIQLIIQQIALCHPQVTWQLRQGNNPWFQISPGVNAQQILPQIIKNIQFSDLFYLKIPPDYDNINLKEIELILGLPDRASRRRPDWVKVAINGRMVRSPELEQTLLTALARTCPRDRYPICFVHLHLFPEQIDWNRNPDKSEVYLQNLNQWQELISQGIEQALRLNFERISPPQNRIEKLLKVSEEKGSYNINSETQLDATSCQTELGILEIKAIAQVLNTYIIAEHSSGLWLIEQHIAHERILYEQICDQWRLIPLEPSIILQSLSTAQLEQMQRLGLEVDPFGDGVWVVRNAPELLIKRSDCSEALLELSLGGDLQTAQVATACRSAIKNGTPLSLTQMQTILDQWMKTRNPRTCPHGRPIVLQLEESALSRFFRRNWVIGKSHGI
- a CDS encoding TENA/THI-4 protein, whose amino-acid sequence is MLTQDQPLTETVFLAKLNEIIESNHLLKHPFYQMWTEGKLTLTMLQEYAQEYYLHVHNFPTYVSATHAACDDINIRKMLLENLIEEERGSAHHPELWLQFAEGLGVERSAVLDRQPLNKTQESVKILKKLSRSEEAEKGLAALYAYESQFPEVSTTKIAGLEEFYGIKEESALSFFKVHEKADEIHSQMTRKALLQLCQTTEQQRAALDSVQTAVDAFNLLLDGVYEEYCQN